A window from Theobroma cacao cultivar B97-61/B2 chromosome 3, Criollo_cocoa_genome_V2, whole genome shotgun sequence encodes these proteins:
- the LOC18606545 gene encoding cytochrome P450 86A22 yields MDASTALMILSAIAAYLVWFKLITRSLHGPRVWPLLGSLPGLIQNSNCMHEWIAENLRACGGTYQTCISAIPFLARKQGLVTVTCDPKNLEHILKGRFDNYPKGPNWQAVFHDLLGDGIFNSDGDTWLFQRKTAALEFTTRTLRQAMARWVSRAIKHRFCPILETAQLQGKPVDLQDLLLRLTFDNICGLTFGKDPQTLSPGLPENGFAMAFDRATEATLQRFILPEIIWKLKKWFRLGMEVKLSQSLEHMDKFLSDIINTRKLELVSQRQGGTPHDDLLSRFMKKKEAYSDEFLQNVALNFILAGRDTSSVALCWFFWLVIQNPRVEEKILIEICTVLVETRGADTSKWVDEPLAFEEVDRLIYLKAALSETLRLYPSVPQDSKHVIADDVLPSGTFVPSGSNVTYSIYSIGRMKFIWGEDCLDFKPERWLSEDGNKYEAKDSYKFLAFNAGPRICLGKDLAYLQMKSIATAVLLRHRLTIMAGHRVEQKMSLTLFMKYGLLVDVHPRNLKPVLEKICKASESSSPKGNHEELAAAAGVA; encoded by the coding sequence atGGATGCATCAACGGCTTTGATGATCTTATCAGCCATAGCTGCTTATTTAGTATGGTTCAAGTTGATCACACGGTCGCTCCATGGTCCACGTGTCTGGCCTTTATTGGGCAGCCTCCCGGGGCTCATTCAGAACTCGAATTGCATGCATGAGTGGATCGCGGAAAATCTCCGCGCGTGTGGCGGCACGTATCAGACATGCATCTCCGCAATTCCATTTTTAGCCCGGAAGCAAGGTCTCGTGACCGTCACGTGCGATCCCAAGAACTTGGAGCATATTTTGAAGGGCCGGTTCGATAATTACCCCAAGGGACCTAATTGGCAGGCTGTGTTTCATGATTTGCTGGGTGATGGGATCTTCAATTCCGATGGTGACACGTGGCTGTTCCAGCGTAAGACTGCCGCTCTGGAATTCACCACCCGGACTCTGCGCCAAGCCATGGCAAGGTGGGTTAGCCGGGCCATCAAGCACCGATTTTGCCCAATTCTCGAGACGGCTCAGCTCCAAGGGAAGCCGGTTGATCTTCAAGACCTCTTGCTCCGGCTCACCTTCGATAACATATGCGGCTTGACCTTTGGCAAGGACCCTCAAACACTATCTCCTGGCCTTCCTGAGAACGGCTTCGCAATGGCTTTTGATCGAGCCACCGAAGCCACGCTTCAACGCTTTATTTTGCCTGAAATCATATGGAAGCTAAAGAAATGGTTTCGGCTTGGGATGGAAGTCAAGTTGAGTCAAAGCCTTGAACACATGGATAAATTCTTATCCGACATCATTAATACACGTAAGCTTGAATTGGTGAGTCAGAGACAAGGTGGGACCCCACATGATGACTTGTTGTCCCGTTtcatgaagaaaaaagaagccTACTCTGACGAATTCCTCCAAAATGTGGCTCTCAACTTCATCCTAGCTGGACGTGACACGTCATCGGTTGCACTGTGTTGGTTCTTTTGGTTGGTCATCCAAAATCCAAGAGTGGAAGAGAAAATCCTCATCGAAATTTGCACTGTTCTGGTGGAGACACGTGGCGCTGACACTTCCAAATGGGTGGATGAACCCCTAGCGTTTGAAGAAGTTGACCGATTGATATACCTTAAGGCAGCACTTTCCGAGACGTTAAGACTCTACCCGTCAGTGCCACAAGACTCAAAGCATGTAATTGCTGACGATGTCTTGCCCAGTGGAACATTTGTCCCCTCGGGATCAAACGTGACATACTCGATATATTCAATTGGTCGAATGAAATTTATCTGGGGTGAAGATTGCCTAGATTTCAAGCCAGAAAGATGGCTATCCGAAGATGGCAACAAATATGAGGCAAAAGATTCATACAAATTTCTTGCATTTAACGCCGGTCCCAGAATTTGTTTAGGAAAGGATTTAGCTTATTTGCAGATGAAATCGATAGCCACCGCGGTGCTGCTGCGACACCGGCTCACCATCATGGCAGGCCACCGGGTGGAGCAGAAAATGTCACTAACATTGTTCATGAAATATGGGCTCCTGGTGGACGTGCACCCAAGAAATCTGAAGCCTGTCCTGGAAAAGATATGCAAAGCAAGTGAAAGCTCTTCTCCCAAAGGGAACCACGAGGAATTAGCCGCAGCAGCTGGAGTGGCATAA
- the LOC18606546 gene encoding BTB/POZ domain-containing protein At5g41330: protein MSSFGMQCLETEPELNSNVVTINVGGQIFQTTKQTLTQGGPKSLLSQLAETTSKRFVDRDPDYFSLLLSLLRSGTLPSKVKDFDLHDLIEESRFYGLESLLNNSLTNPSHFDAFALQKSLILPLNGRDSPSTIATTPSGTVHVAHGSKITSFDWSLTRKSTILTQFTAVDSLLAISPDIAAAGATDFSGLQILDLQNGSVKQVLNWENVTRSGSTVQAIGSSSEFLFTSFESGRRNSNSIMVYDLNTLNPVTEIGHNEIFGADLDSAIPATKLRWVTGYGLVMASGSHSGLSGVSGNIKFWDIRSGNVVFELKEKDDCFSDVCVSDNLNAIFKVGVNSGEVFYTDLRSLGSVSDDANDNSNPWICLGNSRKVVNGKKEGYGCKIESHGNQVFCSKGGDIELWSEVVMGSAKISEGPLKERRVFRKNLMGRVKDLGGLRITNLAFGGNRMFVIRKDQQAVEIWQGSTRGI, encoded by the coding sequence ATGTCATCGTTCGGAATGCAGTGTTTGGAGACAGAACCGGAGTTAAACAGCAACGTTGTAACGATCAATGTCGGCGGCCAAATTTTCCAGACAACCAAACAAACCCTAACCCAAGGGGGCCCCAAATCCCTCCTTTCTCAACTCGCTGAAACGACGTCCAAACGTTTCGTCGACCGTGACCCAGACTACTTCTCCCTCCTCCTCTCTCTCCTCCGCTCCGGCACGCTCCCTTCCAAAGTCAAAGACTTTGACCTCCACGACCTCATCGAGGAATCCAGATTCTACGGCCTCGAATCCCTGTTGAACAACTCTTTGACCAATCCATCTCACTTTGACGCTTTTGCCCTCCAAAAATCGTTAATATTACCCTTGAACGGCCGCGACTCGCCTTCCACAATCGCCACGACGCCGTCCGGAACCGTGCATGTGGCCCACGGTAGCAAGATCACTTCTTTCGATTGGTCCTTGACTAGAAAGTCAACGATTTTGACCCAATTCACAGCCGTCGATTCCTTGCTTGCAATCTCCCCGGATATCGCGGCGGCCGGGGCAACCGACTTCTCGGGCCTCCAGATTCTCGATCTTCAAAACGGCTCCGTCAAACAAGTCCTAAATTGGGAAAACGTGACCCGTTCTGGTTCAACGGTGCAAGCCATTGGTTCATCGAGCGAGTTCTTGTTTACAAGCTTCGAATCTGGTAGGAGAAACTCGAATTCAATTATGGtttatgatttgaatactttgaacCCTGTTACTGAGATTGGTCATAACGAGATTTTTGGGGCTGATCTTGATTCAGCCATCCCAGCTACAAAGCTGAGATGGGTTACAGGTTATGGGTTAGTTATGGCATCCGGGTCGCATAGTGGGTTATCGGGTGTGTCAGGTAACATTAAGTTTTGGGATATAAGGTCTGGTAATgttgtttttgaattgaaggaaaaagatgaTTGCTTTTCGGATGTTTGTGTTTCGGATAATTTGAATGCAATTTTTAAGGTTGGAGTGAATTCTGGGGAAGTTTTTTACACGGATTTGAGGAGTTTAGGGAGTGTGAGCGATGATGCTAATGATAATAGTAATCCCTGGATTTGTCTTGGCAATAGCAGGAAGGTTGTTAATGGGAAGAAAGAAGGGTATGGGTGCAAAATTGAGAGTCATGGAAATCAAGTGTTTTGTAGTAAAGGAGGGGATATCGAGTTGTGGTCTGAGGTTGTGATGGGTTCAGCGAAGATTAGTGAGGGTCCATTGAAGGAGAGGAGGGTTTTTAGAAAGAATTTGATGGGGAGAGTGAAAGATTTGGGAGGGTTGAGGATAACCAACTTGGCATTTGGTGGGAACAGGATGTTTGTGATCCGGAAGGATCAGCAAGCTGTTGAGATTTGGCAAGGTTCAACAAGAGGGATTTGA